The Burkholderiales bacterium JOSHI_001 genomic sequence TTCCTGGCCGACGCCGCGCACCAGCTGAAAACCCCGCTGGCCGGGCTGCGCATGCAGGCCGAGCTGGCGCAGCGCGAGATCGACACTGGCGCGGGCGACCCCGAATCCATCAAGCGCTCGCTGCACCAGATCGCGCTGTCCAGCGAGCGCGCCGCGCACATGGTGAACCAGCTGCTGGCCATGGCCCGCGCCGAGGACAAGGAAATGGCGCGCCGCCTGCAGCCGGTGCCGCTGGCCGAGCTGGCGCGCGAGACGGTGCAGGACTTCGTGCCCAAGGCCTTGGACAAAGGCATCGACCTGGGCTACGAAGGGCCCGAAACCGGCGAGCCGCCCGGCACCCTGCTGGGCCAGCCCCTGCTGGTGCGCGAGCTGGTGCGCAACCTGGTGGACAACGCGCTGCAGTACACGCCGGCCGGCGGCACCGTCACCGCGCGGGTGATGGCCGACCCCTTCGGCCAGGTGGTGGTGCTGCAGGTGGAAGACACCGGCCCTGGCATCCCGGAGGCCGAGCGCGAGCAGGTGTTCCAGCCCTTCTACCGGGCCCTGGGCACGCAGGTGGATGGCAGCGGCCTGGGCCTGGCCATCGTGCGCGAGGTGGTGGAAAAGCACAACGCCGAGATCAGCATCGCCGACGCGCGGCCCCGCGGCTACGCCAGCACCCAGGGCCAGGGGCCCGGCGCGCTGTTCACGGTGCGCTTTCCGCTGGCCCCGGCCGAGCCGCCGGCACCCAGCCCGGCGGCCCCCACGGCCGGCTGAGCCGCCGGAACGCATCGGCCGGCCGGGCCACCCCGCCCCCGTCCGCTGGCCCGTCCGCCCCTGTTCAGGGTGGACCCACCCCCACGGCCGTGGGAGGGGCAGCGCCGCCGGGACGGCGCATCATGAGAAACAGCCAGACGCGAAATCCGTCACACCATGACCACCCCGACGCACCTGCCCGCCGCCGCACCGCGCCGCTCCTTCGTGCTGGCGGCCCTGCTGGCGGTGGTGGCCGCCCTGTCGGTGGACGCCCAGGCCGTGCTGGAGCGCTGCTTCACCCCGGCCGCTGCGGCCCTGCCGCGCAACGGCGACGCCCAGATGGCGATTGACGCCGCCTGGCAGTTCGGCAACCACGCCGCCACCCGCCCGGGACGCGCCGAGCGCATGAAGATCGAGGCCCTGCAAACGCGTCCCTTGCTGGACCCGCAAGGCGCGGCGGTGCAGGTCAGCGCCCAGGTGTCGGGCGGCATCCGCCCGCGCTACCGCTGGGATTTCGGCGACGGCACGCCCGCCACCGATTGGTCCATCCTGCACAGCGCGCGCCACCGCTACACCGTGCCGGGCGCCTACATGGTGCGCCTGACCGTGGTGGACGACCGTGGCCAGCACCTGCAGCAGGTGCTGCTGCACAGTGCGGGCGGCACGGTGGCGGCCGCCGACTGAACGCGCCGGTCCGGCTCAGAAGGTGTGAATGAACCCGGCGTGCCCGAGCAGGCCGCCAAAACAGGGCCAATCTAGGCGCAAAGCACAGCCGTAGCTCGGGCTACGGCGAGCATTTGCAACGACGATTGGGCCTGTTTTGGCGGGATGAGGGGGCATGTTGGGTTCGTTCACACCTTCTCAGCTCTGCATCAGCCCGCGGCTGCGGGCGATGGACATCAGGATGCCCAGCCCCAGGCCCAGCGTCACCATCGCGGTGCCGCCGTAGCTGATGAAGGGCAGCGGGATGCCCACCACCGGCAGGATGCCGCTGACCATGCCCATGTTCACGAAGGCGTAGGTGAAAAAGCTCAGCGTCACCGCGCCGGCCAGCAGGCGTGCGAAGACCGTGGGCGCCTCGCTGGCGATGAGCAGGCCGCGCAGGATCAGGAAGGTGAAGGTCAGGATCAGCCCGCCGGTGCCCAGCAGGCCGAATTCTTCCGCGAAGGCGGCGAAGATGAAGTCGGTGGTGCGCTCGGGGATGAACTCCAGGTGCGTCTGCGTGCCGTTCATGAAGCCCTTGCCCGACAGGCCACCCGAGCCGATGGCGATCATGCCCTGGATGATGTGGAAGCCCTTGCCCAGCGGGTCGGTGGTGGGGTCCAGCAGGGTGCAGACGCGGTGCTTCTGGTAGTCGCGCATCATGGGCCACACCACGTCGGGCTCGCAGATGCGGTCCTGCGTCAGCACCACCGCCGCGATCGCCACGCCGCCGGCCAGCAGCACCGGCAGGATCAGCTTCCAGGACAGCCCGGCGAAGAAGATCACGTACAGCCCGGCCGACAGGATCAGGATGGCGGTGCCCAGGTCGGGCTGCTTGGCCACCAGGCCCACCGGCACCAGCAGCAGCAGACCGGCCACTACGAAATCCGGCGCGCGAAGCTGGCCCTCGCGCTTCTGGAACCACCAGGCCAGCATCAGCGGCATGGCGATCTTCAGGATTTCACTCGGCTGGATGATCACGCCCAGGTTCAGCCAGCGCGTGGCGCCCTTTTTCGTGATGCCGAACAGCGCCGTGGCCACCAGCAGCACCACGCCCACGGTGTACAGCGGCACCGCCAGGTGCATCAGCTTTTGCGGCGGCACCTGCGCCACGATGAACAGCACGGCCAGGCCGATCAGCATGTTGCGGCCATGGTCCACGAAACGCGTGCCGTGGTCGTGGCCGGCGGAATACATGGTGAACAGCCCCGCGCCGGCCAGCAGCAACAGCGCGATCGACAGCGGGATGTCGAAGCCGCTGAACATGGGCTTGGCGCGTTGCCAGAGCGATGGGCGCTCGAAGACGGTGCTCATGTCAGTCCCGCCCGGCCGTTCCGAAGGGACTGACCGCCCCCTCAGGGGGCAGCGAACGCAGTGAGCGTGGGGGCATCATTTCAATGCGACCTTTTGAGCTTCTGCGGCCGTGGCCGGCGCCGACGCCGCCACGCCCGGCAGCGGCACATCGGCCGCGCGCAAGGGTGTGCCAATGGGCGCGCTGGACTTGCCGCGCTGGGTGGCGGCCATGTCCTCGGCATTGGGGTACTGGCCCAGCAGCACGTAGTCGAACACCCGGCGCGCGATGGGCGCCGCGGCTTCGGCGCCGAAGCCGGCGTTTTCCACCACCACCGCCAGCGCGATGGTGGGGGCGTCGGCCGGCGCGAACGCGATGTAGAGCGAATGGTCGCGCTGGTGCTCTTCCATCTTGGCGGCGTTGTACTTCTCGTTCTGGCGGATGGTGACGGCCTGGGCCGTGCCGGTCTTGCCGCCGCTCTTGTAGGGCGCGCCCAGGAACACGCGGGTGGACGTGCCCTCCTGGGTGACGCCGTACATCGCGCGGCGGATCAGTGCCACGTGCTCGGGCTTGAAGCCCAGGTTGGCCGGCTCCACCGCGGTGCTGGTGCGTTCGCGCGTGACCACGTTTTCAATCTCGCGCACCAGGCGCGGCTTGTAGCGCAGCCCACCGTTGACCAGCGTGGCGGTGGCCGTGGCCAGCTGCGCCATGGTGAAGTTGTTGTAGCCCTGGCCGATGCCCAGCGAGATGGTCTCGCCCGCGTACCACTTCTGCTGCTCGGGCCGCTTGTAGGCCCGGCGCTTCCAATCGGTGGACGGCAGCACGCCGGTGAGTTCGCCCTCCAGGTCGATCTGCGTCTTCTGGCCGAAGGAAAAGGGCGCCAGCTGCTCGTGCATCAGGTCCACGCCCATCTCGTTGGCCAGCGAGTAGTAGTAGACGTTGCTGCTCTTGACGATGGAACGCGTCATGTCCACCGGACCCAGGCCGTGGTCGCCGTGGCTTCTGAAGCGGTGGTTGCCGAACATGAAGGAACCACCGTCGTTGATGATGGTGTAGGGCCCGCGCTTGCCGGTCTTCAGCGCCGCCATCGCCATGAAGGGCTTGAAGGTGGAACCCGGCGGGTAGGTGCCGCGCAGGGCCCGGTTCAGCAGCGGCTTGTCGATGCTTTCGTTCAGGTCCTTCCAGCTCTCGACGTCGATGCCGTCGACGAACAGGTTGGGGTCGAAGGCGGGCTTGGAGACGAAGGCCAGCACCTCGCCGTTGCGTGGGTCGATGGCCACCAGCGCGCCGCGGCGGTCGCCGAACATTTCTTCGACCATGGCCTGCAGCTTGATGTCCAGGCTGAGCACCAGGGTGTTGCCCGGCGTGGCCTTGTGGCTGTTCAGGCGCCGCACCGCGCGGCCGCCGGCCGAGGTTTCCACCTCTTCGTAGCCGGCGGTGCCGTGCAGTTCCTGTTCGTAGCTCTGCTCCAGGCCCAGCTTGCCAATGTAGTCGGTGCCCCGGTAGTTGGCCTGGCGCTCGTCTTCCCAGTCCTCCATGGCCTCCTTCTCGGACTGGTTGATGCGGCCGATGTAGCCCAGCAGGTGCGCGCCGGCCTCGCCCAGCGGGTAGGTGCGGAACAGGCGCGCGCGAACGTCCACGCCAGGGAAGCGGAAGCGCTGGGCCATGAAGCGGGCCACTTCCTCGTCGCTCAACCTGGTGCGGATGGGCAGGGATTCGAAGCTCTTGCTTTCTTCGCGCAGGCGCTTGAAGCGGCGGCGGTCGCGCGGCTGGATTTCCAACACCTGCGACAGCTCGTCGATCACCGCGTCCACCTCGCCGTCCATGCGCGAGGGCGTCAGCTCCAGCGTGTAGGCCGAGTAGTTGGTGGCCAGCACCACGCCATTGCGGTCCAGGATGAGGCCGCGGTTGGGCACGATGGGCACCACCGCCACGCGGTTGGCCTCGGCCTGGGTGGACAGTTCTTCATGCCGCATCACCTGCAGCGTGACCAGGCGCGCGCTCAGCAGCCCGAAGCCGATCAGCACGAACGCAGCCGCGGCCAGGACGCGCGTCCTGAACCGGTCCAGTTCCTGTTCCAGGTTCTTCAGTTCCGTCATGCCGCGCATAGACAGGGCCTACAGGGGGCGATTCTCGTCCGGATCGGGGGCGCGGCGCTGCGGCGCCAGGAGCAACCAGCTCACCGGCGCCCACAGCACGGCCTCGAACACCGGTGCCAGCGCCAGTTCCCAGCCCGGCAACATGCCGCCAGCCACCAGCCGCACCAGCAGCGACACCCCGTGCGCCGCGGCGAACAGCGGGAACACCTGCACCGCCTGCGCCAGCACCGGGAACCACAACAGCCGCCGGTGCACCGTGATGGCGAAGAAGGACAGCAGCGTGTAGGCCAGCGCGTGCTGGCCCAGCACAGCGCCGGCATGCACGTCCATCAGCACGCCGAAGAAGAAGGCCAGTCCCACGCCCACGCGCAGCGGCTGGTGCACGTTCCAGAACACCAGCACCAGCGCCAGCCAGTCGGGCAGCGACGCCTGCCGGCCCCAGGGCACCATGTTCAGCGCCAGTGCCACCAGCAGCGAAAAGCCGATGAAGAAGGGGTTGACCGGCAGCAGCAGCTGGTCGGACCCGCGCGGCATGATCATCGCCGGCCCCCCACCTTGTCGTTCTTCTTGGCGTCGGCACGGCCACGCTTTTCCGGTTCGGGTGCGGGTACAGGGCGCGGCGGCATCTGCGCGCTCAACGGCTCCAGCACCAGAACGTGGCGCACGCCGTCGGCGTTGGCCGCGGGTTGCAGCAGGATGCGGGCGAAGCCCGAGTCGTTGCGGCGGTCCACCTTGGCGATCTTGGCCACCGCCAGGCCCGGCGGGTACACGCCGTCGATGCCGCTGGTGACCAGCACATCGCCTTCCTGCACGTCGGAGTTGCCGGCCATGAAGCGCAGCTCCATCAGCCCGGACTCGGCGCCGCCGAAGGCCGCGCTGCGCTGCTGGGTGCGCGGGTTCAGCACGGGGATGGCGGCGTCCTTGTCGATCAGCAGGGTCACTTCGGACGACAGCGGGTACACCCGCGTCACCTGGCCCACCACGCCGGCTTCATTGAGCACCGGCGCGCCGCGCTGGATGTTGTGCTGGCCGCCGCGGTCGATGTAGACCTTGCGCGAATAGGGGTCGGCGGCTTCGAACATCACCTCGGCGGCGATCGAGCGCACCGTCAGCGCCGGGCGCAGTTCCAGCAGCGCGCGCAACTGGGCGTTTTCAGCCGCCAGCTGGCTGACCTGGGCTGCGCGCACCGACATGCCGGCCACCTGGGCCTGGGCCTTCTGCTGGCCGTCCAGCGCCGCCTTCAGGCCCTGCAGGTAGCCGCGCCCGCCCTCGGCCATTTCCAGCGGCACGCGCAGGGCGCGCTGCACCGGCAGCAAGGTGGTGGACAGGGCCGAACGCAGCGGGTGCGTCATGTTCAGCCGCGTGTCGGCGGCCATCAGGAACAGGGCCAGGGCTGAGAAGAAAGCCAGCTTGGTGAGCGCGGACGGGCCCTGCCGGAAAAACGGCGGCGGTGTGCGGTCCAGGGTGCCCAGCATGGCGGCAGCAGTGGTCGGGCGGCTCCCGGGCTGGGCTCAGCCGAGCGCCGGGCCGCCCCAAGCCGGATGAGCGCCCTCTTGGAGGGCGGGCCCGGTACTCCGGGACCGGGTGCCCATGTTCACTCGGAAGTGAAGATGCTTCCCAGGCGCTCCATGCGCTCCAGGGCCATGCCGCAGCCGCGCACCACGCAGGTCAGCGGGTCTTCGGCCACCAGCACCGGCAGCCCGGTTTCTTCGGCCAGCAGGCGGTCCAGGTCGCGCAGCAAGGCGCCGCCGCCGGTAAGCATCATGCCGCGCTCGGCGATGTCGGCGCCCAGTTCGGGCGGGGTCTGCTCCAGCGCATTCTTCACCGCGCTGACGATCTGGTTCAGCGGGTCGGTCAGTGCTTCCAGGATTTCGTTGCTGCTGATGGTGAAGCTGCGGGGCACGCCCTCGGACAGGTTGCGGCCCTTGACCTCCATCTCCTTCACCTCGCTGCCGGGGAAGGCCGAGCCGATCTGCTTCTTGATGGCCTCGGCGGTGGGCTCGCCGATCAGCATGCCGTAGTTGCGGCGGATGTAGTTGATGATGGCTTCGTCGAACTTGTCGCCGCCCACGCGGACCGAGCCCTTGTAGACCATGCCGCCCAGGCTGATGACGCCCACTTCGGTGGTGCCGCCGCCGATGTCCACCACCATGGAGCCCGACGCTTCGCTCACCGGCAGGCCGGCGCCGATGGCCGCGGCCATGGGTTCTTCGATCAGGTAGACCTCGGACGCCCCGGCGCCCAGCGCCGATTCACGGATGGCGCGCCGTTCCACCTGGGTGGACCCACAGGGCACGCAGATGATGATGCGCGGGCTGGGTTTCATCATGGACCGGGGGTGGACCATCTTGATGAACTGCTTGAGCATCTGCTCGGTGACGGTGAAGTCGGCGATCACGCCGTCCTTCATCGGCCGGATGGCTTCGATGTTGCCGGGCACCTTGCCCAGCATGGCCTTCGCCTCGGCGCCCACCGCCTGGATGGTCTTCTTGCCGTTGGGGCCGCCTTCGTGGCGGATGGAGACGACGGAGGGCTCGTCCAGCACGATGCCCTTGCCACGCACATAAATCAGCGTGTTGGCGGTGCCGAGGTCGATGGCCAGGTCGGTGGAGAAGTAGCGGCGCAGGGATCCGAACATGAATGGTCAGGCAGTGGGGCGCCAGCAGCGGGCGGACAAGGCAGACAAAACGAAGGTCAGGCGGCCGGTCGGGGCGCTGCAGGCACGCAGGAATTCCGTGGGCGGCGGGGGTTGTTCTGGCGCTTGCGGCGGGGGGCGCAGGCCCCGGGCCTTCAAACGGTGTTTCGGCCCCCGCAAGGGGCTTCAATGAACCAGGGATAATACCCCATCACCTCTGTGTTTCCGGTTCCGGAAACCCGCTCCGGACGTAACTCCCCATGGCCCTGACACCGCAGGACGTGAGCCGCATCGCGCACCTGGCTCGCTTGGAACTTTCACCCGCCGAGTCCAGCACCCTGCTGGCGCAGCTGAACGGGTTTTTCGGCATCGTCGAACGCATGAGCGCGGTGGACACCAGCGGCGTGGAGCCGCTGTACACGCCGCTGTCGGCGGTGCAGCAGGTGGCCCTGCGACTGCGAGAGGACCTGGTCACCGAAACCAACCAGCGTGACGCCAACCAGCGCAGCGCCCCGGCCGTGGAAGACGGCCTGTTCCTGGTGCCCAAGGTGATCGAATGAGCGCCGGCGACCTGCACACCCGGGGCGTGGCCGAACTGGGCCGCGCGCTGGCCGCGAAAGAGGTTTCGGCGCTGGAGCTGACGCAACATCTGCTCGCACGCCTTGCCAACGCCAACGCCCTGGGCGCCTTTCTTCACACCGACGAGGCCGGCGCCCTGGCGGCGGCGCGCGCCGCCGACGCCCGCCGCGCCGCGGGCCAGGCCAGCGCGCTGACCGGCGTGCCCATCGCCCACAAGGACATCTTCGTCACGGCCAGTGAACCCACCACCGCGGGTTCGAAGATCCTGGCCGGCTACCAAAGCCCCTTCGCCGCCACTGTGGTGGCGCGCTTGGCGCAACACGGTGCCATCAGCCTGGGCAAGCTGAACTGCGATGAATTCGCGATGGGCTCGGCCAACGAGAACTCGGCCTATGGGCCCGTGAAAAACCCCTGGGACCTGGGCCGCGTGCCCGGTGGCTCGTCCGGCGGTTCGGCCGCCGCGGTCGCCGCCCGCCTGCTGCCCGGCGCCACCGGCACCGACACCGGCGGCTCCATCCGCCAGCCGGCCAGCTTCTGCGGCGTCACCGGCATCAAGCCCACCTATGGGGTCTGCAGCCGCTACGGGATGATTGCGTTCGCCTCCAGCCTGGACCAGGCCGGCCCGCTGGCGCGCAGCGCCGAAGACTGCGCCCTGCTGCTGTCGGCCATGAGCGGCTTCGACGAGCGCGACGCCACCAGCGTGCAGCGCCCGCCGCAGGATTTCCATGCGCAGATGCTCAGTCCGCGCGCCGGCGCCAGCGCCGCGCAGCCGCTGGCGGGCTTGCGCATCGGGCTGCCGAAGGAGTTCTTTCCGCAGGGCCTGTCCGGCGACGTGGAAGCGGCGGTGCGCAACGCCCTGGCTGAACTGCAGAAGCTGGGCGCCACCTTGGTGGACGTGAGCCTGCCGCGCACGGAGCTGTCGATCCCGGTGTACTACATCATCGCGCCGGCCGAGGCCAGCTCGAACCTGTCGCGCTTTGACGGCGTGAAGTTCGGCCACCGTGCGAAGCAGTACACCGACCTGGCCGACATGTACCGCAAGAGCCGCTCCGAAGGCTTCGGCCCCGAGGTGAAGCGCCGCATCATGATCGGCACCTACGTGCTGAGCCATGGCTACTACGACGCCTACTACCTGCAGGCGCAGAAGCTGCGCCGCATGATCGCCGACGACTTCCAGGCCTGCTTCCGGCAGTGCGACGTGATCGCCGGCCCGGTGGCACCCACGGTGGCGTGGAAGCTGGGTGAACAGGGCGACGACCCGGTGAAGGCGTATCTGGCCGACATCTTCACCCTGCCGGGCAGCCTGGCCGGCCTGCCTGGCATGAGCGTGCCAGCGGGTTTTGGCGAGGCCGGCATGCCGGTGGGCCTGCAACTCATCGGCAACTACTTCCAGGAAGGCACGCTGCTGCAGACCGCGCACGCGCTGCAGCAGGCCACCGACTGGCACCGCCAGTCCCCGAAGGGAATCTGACCATGAGCGGCACGCCCCAGCTCATCCGCGGCCACGAAGTGGTGATCGGCCTCGAAACCCACGCCCAGCTGCGCACGAACAGCAAGATCTTTTCGGGTGCCAGCACCGCCTTCGGCGCCGCGCCCAACACGCAGGCCTGCGCGGTGGACCTGGCCCTGCCCGGCACCCTGCCGGTGATGAACCGCCAGGCCGTGGCCCTGGCCATCCGCTTCGGCCTGGCGGTGGGCGCCAAGGTGGCGCCGCTGTCCATCTTCGCGCGCAAGAACTACTTCTACCCCGACCTGCCCAAGGGCTACCAGATCAGCCAGTACGAGATCCCGGTGGTGCAGGGCGGCAGCCTCGCCTGCCGCGTGGGTGAGGTGGAAAAGACCGTCAACCTGACCCGCGCGCACCTGGAAGAAGACGCGGGCAAGAGCCTGCACGAGGACTACCACGGCCAGAGCGGCATCGACCTGAACCGCGCCGGCACGCCGCTGCTGGAGATCGTGACCGAACCCGACATGCGCAGCGCCGCCGAAGCGGTGGAATACGCCCGCGCGCTGCACGCCCTGGTGGTGTGGCTGGACATCTGCGACGGCAACATGCAGGAAGGCAGCTTCCGCTGCGACGCCAACGTGTCGGTGCGCCGCCCCGGCGCGGCCTTCGGCACCCGGCGCGAGATCAAGAACCTGAACTCCTTCCGGTTCATGCAACAGGCGATCGATTTCGAGGTGAACTGGCAGATTGACCAGATCGAGGACGGCTTGCGCGTAGAGCAGGCCACGGTGCTGTTCAACCCCGACACCGGCGAGACCCGGGCCATGCGCAGCAAGGAAGACGCGCACGACTACCGCTACTTCCCCGACCCCGACCTGCCGCCGCTGGTGATCGCGCCCGAGTGGGTGGCCGAGGTGAAGGCCACCATGCCCGAGCTGCCGCAGGCCATGGCGCAGCGCTTCGTGCGCGACGACGGCCTGGCGGCCCACGACGCGGCCATGATGACGCAGAACCTGGGCTTCGCGCGCTTCTATGAAGCGGCCAAGGCCGCGGGCGCGCCGGCCAAGCTGGTGGCGAACTGGCTGATGGGCGAGGTGAGCAAGCGCCTGAACGCGGAGGGCCGCGGCATCGAGGCCGCGCCGGTGGGCGCAGCCACGCTGGCGGCGCTGATCGGCCGCATTGGCGACGGCACCATCAGCAACAACGCCGCGCGCCAGGTGTTCGACGCGCTGTGGTCAGGCGAAGCCACCGACGTGGACGCCGTCATCCAGGCCAAGGGCCTGAAGCAGATGAACGACAGCGGGGCGCTGGAAAAGATCATCGACCAGGTGGTGGCCGCCAACGCGAAGAACGTCGAGGAATACCGCGCCGGCAAGGACAAGGCCTTCAACGCCCTGGTGGGCCAGGTGATGAAGTCCAGCCAGGGCAAGGCCAATCCGGCGCAGGTGAACGAGCTGCTGAAGAAGAAACTCAGCTAGGGTTTCACAAAGAACTCGCAGCGCAGCTCGCTGCTGCCGATCTTCAGCACCGCCTCGCGCTTCAAGGTGGACAGCGAAGCGTTCAGCTTCTTGTTCACGTACAACGCCTGGCCGGCGGCCGGCACCCGGGCCAGGTCCAGTTGCACCTCACCCAGGCTCACCTGAACCCTATCGGGTGTGAAGTTGGCCTTGAACTCGGTCTTCTCGGCCGGGCAGAGGTAGGTCACCGGGGCGGCCTGCGATGTGCCCACGGCCAGCAGCAGCAGGGCCGGCAGGCGCCTCATCGCGGTACCACCGCGCGCTGCGCGGTGTTCTGCACGATGGGCATGTCGGCTGGCAGCGGCGGCGAGCCGATGGTGCCCGGCTGCGCGCCGGCCCACAGCTTGCGCAGGTGCTCCAGTTCAGCGTCGAACAGGCGGTTGATGCGCACCAGCTCGGCTTCCTGGTTGGCGATGGCCGAGCGCTGGGCGTCGACCGAGGTGTCGTTGATGGCCAGTTGTTGCTGCAGCTTGGGCGGCAGCGCCCGGCCCTTGAAGAATTCAGCCTCTTCCAGCAGCGGCTTGCGCTCCTTGCTCAGCTCGATCAGCCGCGCTTCGGAGTTCTTCATCGCCACGCGCACCGTGTCCAGCGCCAGCTCGCGCGACTTGCGGTGCGCCGCTTCATTGGGGAAGCGGTTGCGCAGGTTGCGGTCGCGCCGCACCGCGTCGGCCAGGGCGGCGCGCACCTCGGCGGCGCGGGCTTCCATGGCTTCGCGGTCGGCGCGCTCTTCGGCGGTGAGCGTGGGCGGAACGACCTGGCGCACCGACCCGTCGCGGTTGAGCAGGCGCTGCTCCTTGGCCAGGCACTCGTTGATCGGGCGGTCGGACGTGAGCCGGCGGCCCTTGTCGTCCACGCAGGTGTAGATCTGCGCCTTGGGGCCGTCCTTCACCTGGGCCAGCGCAAGGCCGGAATTCAAGCCCAAGGCCAGCACCGGCCCGGCAACCGCCCACAGCCGGGCCGCGCCAGTCAGGCGCGAGGC encodes the following:
- a CDS encoding rod shape-determining protein RodA (PFAM: Cell cycle protein~TIGRFAM: rod shape-determining protein RodA); the encoded protein is MSTVFERPSLWQRAKPMFSGFDIPLSIALLLLAGAGLFTMYSAGHDHGTRFVDHGRNMLIGLAVLFIVAQVPPQKLMHLAVPLYTVGVVLLVATALFGITKKGATRWLNLGVIIQPSEILKIAMPLMLAWWFQKREGQLRAPDFVVAGLLLLVPVGLVAKQPDLGTAILILSAGLYVIFFAGLSWKLILPVLLAGGVAIAAVVLTQDRICEPDVVWPMMRDYQKHRVCTLLDPTTDPLGKGFHIIQGMIAIGSGGLSGKGFMNGTQTHLEFIPERTTDFIFAAFAEEFGLLGTGGLILTFTFLILRGLLIASEAPTVFARLLAGAVTLSFFTYAFVNMGMVSGILPVVGIPLPFISYGGTAMVTLGLGLGILMSIARSRGLMQS
- a CDS encoding PDK repeat-containing protein (PFAM: PKD domain), translating into MTTPTHLPAAAPRRSFVLAALLAVVAALSVDAQAVLERCFTPAAAALPRNGDAQMAIDAAWQFGNHAATRPGRAERMKIEALQTRPLLDPQGAAVQVSAQVSGGIRPRYRWDFGDGTPATDWSILHSARHRYTVPGAYMVRLTVVDDRGQHLQQVLLHSAGGTVAAAD
- a CDS encoding penicillin-binding protein 2 (PFAM: Penicillin binding protein transpeptidase domain; Penicillin-binding Protein dimerisation domain~TIGRFAM: penicillin-binding protein 2); protein product: MRGMTELKNLEQELDRFRTRVLAAAAFVLIGFGLLSARLVTLQVMRHEELSTQAEANRVAVVPIVPNRGLILDRNGVVLATNYSAYTLELTPSRMDGEVDAVIDELSQVLEIQPRDRRRFKRLREESKSFESLPIRTRLSDEEVARFMAQRFRFPGVDVRARLFRTYPLGEAGAHLLGYIGRINQSEKEAMEDWEDERQANYRGTDYIGKLGLEQSYEQELHGTAGYEEVETSAGGRAVRRLNSHKATPGNTLVLSLDIKLQAMVEEMFGDRRGALVAIDPRNGEVLAFVSKPAFDPNLFVDGIDVESWKDLNESIDKPLLNRALRGTYPPGSTFKPFMAMAALKTGKRGPYTIINDGGSFMFGNHRFRSHGDHGLGPVDMTRSIVKSSNVYYYSLANEMGVDLMHEQLAPFSFGQKTQIDLEGELTGVLPSTDWKRRAYKRPEQQKWYAGETISLGIGQGYNNFTMAQLATATATLVNGGLRYKPRLVREIENVVTRERTSTAVEPANLGFKPEHVALIRRAMYGVTQEGTSTRVFLGAPYKSGGKTGTAQAVTIRQNEKYNAAKMEEHQRDHSLYIAFAPADAPTIALAVVVENAGFGAEAAAPIARRVFDYVLLGQYPNAEDMAATQRGKSSAPIGTPLRAADVPLPGVAASAPATAAEAQKVALK
- a CDS encoding glutamyl-tRNA(Gln) and/or aspartyl-tRNA(Asn) amidotransferase, A subunit (PFAM: Amidase~TIGRFAM: aspartyl/glutamyl-tRNA(Asn/Gln) amidotransferase, A subunit); its protein translation is MSAGDLHTRGVAELGRALAAKEVSALELTQHLLARLANANALGAFLHTDEAGALAAARAADARRAAGQASALTGVPIAHKDIFVTASEPTTAGSKILAGYQSPFAATVVARLAQHGAISLGKLNCDEFAMGSANENSAYGPVKNPWDLGRVPGGSSGGSAAAVAARLLPGATGTDTGGSIRQPASFCGVTGIKPTYGVCSRYGMIAFASSLDQAGPLARSAEDCALLLSAMSGFDERDATSVQRPPQDFHAQMLSPRAGASAAQPLAGLRIGLPKEFFPQGLSGDVEAAVRNALAELQKLGATLVDVSLPRTELSIPVYYIIAPAEASSNLSRFDGVKFGHRAKQYTDLADMYRKSRSEGFGPEVKRRIMIGTYVLSHGYYDAYYLQAQKLRRMIADDFQACFRQCDVIAGPVAPTVAWKLGEQGDDPVKAYLADIFTLPGSLAGLPGMSVPAGFGEAGMPVGLQLIGNYFQEGTLLQTAHALQQATDWHRQSPKGI
- a CDS encoding rod shape-determining protein MreC (PFAM: rod shape-determining protein MreC~TIGRFAM: rod shape-determining protein MreC), which gives rise to MLGTLDRTPPPFFRQGPSALTKLAFFSALALFLMAADTRLNMTHPLRSALSTTLLPVQRALRVPLEMAEGGRGYLQGLKAALDGQQKAQAQVAGMSVRAAQVSQLAAENAQLRALLELRPALTVRSIAAEVMFEAADPYSRKVYIDRGGQHNIQRGAPVLNEAGVVGQVTRVYPLSSEVTLLIDKDAAIPVLNPRTQQRSAAFGGAESGLMELRFMAGNSDVQEGDVLVTSGIDGVYPPGLAVAKIAKVDRRNDSGFARILLQPAANADGVRHVLVLEPLSAQMPPRPVPAPEPEKRGRADAKKNDKVGGRR
- a CDS encoding glutamyl-tRNA(Gln) and/or aspartyl-tRNA(Asn) amidotransferase, C subunit (PFAM: Glu-tRNAGln amidotransferase C subunit~TIGRFAM: aspartyl/glutamyl-tRNA(Asn/Gln) amidotransferase, C subunit), which codes for MALTPQDVSRIAHLARLELSPAESSTLLAQLNGFFGIVERMSAVDTSGVEPLYTPLSAVQQVALRLREDLVTETNQRDANQRSAPAVEDGLFLVPKVIE
- a CDS encoding cell shape determining protein, MreB/Mrl family (PFAM: MreB/Mbl protein~TIGRFAM: cell shape determining protein, MreB/Mrl family), which encodes MFGSLRRYFSTDLAIDLGTANTLIYVRGKGIVLDEPSVVSIRHEGGPNGKKTIQAVGAEAKAMLGKVPGNIEAIRPMKDGVIADFTVTEQMLKQFIKMVHPRSMMKPSPRIIICVPCGSTQVERRAIRESALGAGASEVYLIEEPMAAAIGAGLPVSEASGSMVVDIGGGTTEVGVISLGGMVYKGSVRVGGDKFDEAIINYIRRNYGMLIGEPTAEAIKKQIGSAFPGSEVKEMEVKGRNLSEGVPRSFTISSNEILEALTDPLNQIVSAVKNALEQTPPELGADIAERGMMLTGGGALLRDLDRLLAEETGLPVLVAEDPLTCVVRGCGMALERMERLGSIFTSE
- a CDS encoding rod shape-determining protein MreD (PFAM: rod shape-determining protein MreD~TIGRFAM: rod shape-determining protein MreD) gives rise to the protein MIMPRGSDQLLLPVNPFFIGFSLLVALALNMVPWGRQASLPDWLALVLVFWNVHQPLRVGVGLAFFFGVLMDVHAGAVLGQHALAYTLLSFFAITVHRRLLWFPVLAQAVQVFPLFAAAHGVSLLVRLVAGGMLPGWELALAPVFEAVLWAPVSWLLLAPQRRAPDPDENRPL